A DNA window from Paenibacillus sp. HWE-109 contains the following coding sequences:
- a CDS encoding response regulator transcription factor, whose amino-acid sequence MFRVFLADDEPFIIEGLYDIIDWAEVGLEIVGHASNGQKALDALQETSVDILVTDISMPIMNGLDLIRHARSIHPELKVIVLSGFDEFSYLKEGMQLGIENYLLKPINIQELKASLQNTVEKLNTMNETQLVQAYSKQILKDNTLHRWLTHQIAPLEFYERAELLGINLACAYMVAAVLRMPMDADKGLEFIASRLDAHEWVTVFLDLDGDIVLLASMDQMEEGKKALMALLQQLHTALQDQTVRISIGTVGHLPDQVAQSYEAAKKAQEYFWIYPELPLIDYQELAMHQDNPKVDFSIIDWPAYAKLIIAKDIEHLRACIHNDFKRIQALPGITPHDFQNIAFEMVIHFKLEIKAIRHTEELEAYHLAFDQIRAAVALEELEAAILEIAETTIGFLISDVRSPIVQQVLKYVQQSYAEELSLKMLGAHYHIHPVYLGQLFHKEINETFTEYMNRFRVEKAKELLKTTHAKVHQIAKEVGYSELGYFYKQFKKYVGISPTDYRGLL is encoded by the coding sequence ATGTTTAGGGTTTTTCTTGCGGACGATGAACCTTTCATTATCGAAGGGTTGTATGACATTATTGATTGGGCGGAAGTTGGATTGGAAATTGTGGGGCATGCCAGCAATGGACAGAAGGCTTTGGACGCTTTGCAGGAAACATCCGTCGATATTTTGGTAACCGACATTTCTATGCCGATTATGAATGGGCTGGATTTGATTCGGCATGCAAGATCGATTCACCCCGAGTTGAAGGTGATCGTTCTTAGTGGTTTCGATGAGTTCTCTTATTTGAAAGAGGGCATGCAGCTAGGCATTGAAAATTACTTGCTCAAGCCCATTAATATTCAAGAACTTAAGGCGTCGCTGCAAAATACCGTTGAGAAGCTGAATACGATGAACGAGACTCAGCTGGTACAAGCATACAGCAAGCAAATTCTGAAGGACAACACGCTGCATCGTTGGTTGACGCATCAGATTGCGCCGCTGGAGTTCTACGAGCGTGCAGAACTTCTAGGCATCAACCTAGCGTGCGCCTATATGGTAGCAGCGGTTCTGCGAATGCCTATGGATGCAGATAAGGGCTTGGAATTTATAGCCTCCAGGCTGGATGCTCACGAATGGGTGACTGTCTTCCTCGATTTGGACGGAGATATCGTGCTGCTTGCGTCCATGGACCAGATGGAAGAGGGGAAAAAAGCCTTGATGGCACTGCTTCAGCAGCTGCATACCGCGCTTCAAGACCAAACGGTGCGCATCTCCATTGGGACCGTCGGGCACCTCCCGGATCAGGTCGCGCAAAGCTATGAAGCCGCCAAAAAAGCGCAGGAGTATTTCTGGATTTATCCGGAGCTGCCCTTGATTGATTATCAGGAGTTGGCCATGCACCAAGACAATCCGAAGGTGGATTTCTCGATCATTGATTGGCCGGCCTATGCGAAGCTTATTATTGCCAAAGATATAGAACATCTGCGTGCTTGCATACATAACGATTTCAAGCGAATTCAAGCTTTGCCGGGAATTACGCCGCACGACTTCCAGAATATCGCCTTCGAGATGGTCATTCATTTCAAATTGGAAATCAAAGCAATCCGCCATACAGAAGAACTCGAGGCTTATCATCTTGCCTTTGACCAGATTCGCGCGGCGGTTGCGTTGGAAGAACTGGAAGCTGCCATTCTGGAGATTGCTGAGACGACAATTGGCTTCCTGATTTCGGATGTTCGAAGTCCGATTGTGCAGCAGGTGTTGAAATATGTTCAACAGTCTTATGCTGAGGAGCTCTCGCTCAAAATGCTGGGCGCTCACTACCACATTCATCCTGTTTACTTAGGGCAATTGTTTCACAAAGAAATTAATGAGACATTCACGGAGTATATGAACCGTTTCCGGGTTGAGAAGGCCAAAGAACTGCTCAAGACAACGCATGCGAAGGTTCATCAGATTGCCAAAGAGGTAGGTTATTCCGAATTGGGTTACTTTTATAAACAATTTAAAAAGTATGTCGGTATCTCGCCGACGGATTATCGTGGATTGCTCTAG
- a CDS encoding sensor histidine kinase — MALRKMYRNYLQNNLFMRLLLLFSMITVVTIISFSYFMYYSMSQAAINRELDIQKKALTNVNNYLGGKYDSAQSILFGLYRDSSLASGVSFMLQHPFQEYVQHSLEQYNLGGNSMWNDGLQYFKNQVEDNEDIRNLLLYSEDQQTLYALGQNGQMKFVPTNRARSYIPDVMALESKSVELPNIWVREAIGQWDQNLYAIRTPITDKLTLKTIGQQVVYFSTDGIWKILQNDKDDLKGIILVLAPDGGVLFDSSNQYVGQPYPHMDQINAMYENRGSSQGDYVTKLTQSKGNFSTVSIIPRKELDASSKKIGSTILLISAICIFFAILIPFLVVMSVAKRTNQIIRFTRKVKQGDLSVRIPDVREDEIGQISRSFNEMIEELNLYIDRVYKANIKQKQTELTALQARVNPHFLYNTLEVIRMRAISQGAHDVGEMIYSLSALFRSFVQQKKIYTLKNELEACRLYLELFQIRYKDKFTYAMDWDRRLGSVRVMKMSLQPVIENYIVHGLRSESSDNQLHIRVKQVEAFLHVQVEDNGNGISPQRLKELALFLQDEELEGESFGLRSINQRLKLLYGSEYGVKLHSQPGQGTVIDIWLPMDGGAEVDDV, encoded by the coding sequence ATGGCACTGCGTAAGATGTATCGGAATTATTTGCAAAATAATTTGTTTATGAGGCTGCTGCTCCTCTTTTCCATGATTACGGTCGTAACGATTATTTCGTTTTCTTATTTTATGTACTATTCGATGTCGCAAGCGGCGATCAATCGCGAATTGGATATACAGAAGAAAGCGCTGACGAATGTTAACAATTATTTGGGTGGAAAATATGATTCAGCCCAGTCAATCCTATTTGGCCTCTACCGGGATAGCTCGCTGGCCTCGGGTGTATCTTTTATGCTGCAGCACCCTTTTCAAGAGTATGTGCAGCATAGTTTGGAGCAGTATAATTTGGGCGGCAACAGCATGTGGAATGATGGGCTGCAATATTTTAAAAATCAGGTGGAAGATAACGAAGATATCCGTAATTTGCTGTTATACAGCGAGGATCAGCAGACTTTATATGCGCTCGGGCAAAATGGGCAAATGAAATTCGTTCCCACCAATCGCGCCCGCTCTTATATCCCGGATGTGATGGCTCTCGAAAGCAAGAGTGTGGAACTGCCGAATATTTGGGTGCGTGAAGCGATCGGTCAATGGGATCAGAACCTATATGCGATTCGAACGCCGATCACGGACAAGCTGACGCTGAAGACGATCGGGCAGCAGGTCGTTTATTTTAGCACGGATGGGATTTGGAAAATTCTGCAGAACGATAAGGATGACCTGAAAGGGATCATTCTTGTCTTGGCTCCGGACGGCGGTGTGCTGTTCGATTCTTCGAATCAGTACGTTGGGCAGCCTTATCCGCACATGGATCAGATCAATGCGATGTATGAGAACCGTGGTTCCAGCCAAGGCGACTATGTGACGAAACTTACGCAAAGCAAAGGGAATTTCAGCACTGTCAGCATCATCCCCCGCAAAGAGCTGGATGCCTCTTCGAAGAAAATCGGAAGTACGATTCTCCTCATCAGCGCGATATGCATCTTCTTCGCCATCCTGATTCCGTTCCTGGTGGTGATGAGTGTCGCCAAGCGGACCAATCAAATCATCCGATTCACGCGAAAGGTGAAACAAGGTGATCTAAGCGTGCGGATACCTGATGTGCGCGAAGATGAGATCGGGCAAATTTCACGGAGTTTTAACGAGATGATTGAGGAATTGAACCTCTATATTGACCGGGTGTATAAGGCTAATATCAAACAAAAGCAGACAGAACTGACGGCGCTGCAAGCTAGGGTCAATCCACATTTCCTGTACAATACGCTGGAAGTGATTCGGATGCGGGCAATCTCGCAAGGCGCACATGATGTCGGGGAAATGATTTACAGCCTATCGGCACTGTTCCGAAGTTTTGTCCAACAGAAGAAAATCTACACGCTCAAAAATGAGTTGGAAGCCTGTCGCCTGTACCTGGAACTTTTCCAAATTCGGTATAAGGATAAATTTACGTATGCCATGGACTGGGACAGGCGGCTCGGGTCTGTGCGTGTGATGAAAATGTCGCTGCAGCCGGTAATTGAGAATTACATTGTGCATGGTTTGCGAAGCGAAAGCTCGGATAATCAGCTTCACATTCGGGTGAAGCAAGTTGAGGCGTTTCTACATGTGCAGGTAGAAGACAATGGCAACGGGATTTCGCCGCAGCGGCTCAAGGAATTGGCGTTATTTCTGCAAGATGAGGAATTGGAAGGGGAGTCTTTCGGGTTGCGAAGCATCAATCAACGGCTTAAACTGCTGTACGGCAGTGAGTACGGCGTCAAATTACACAGCCAACCGGGCCAAGGAACGGTCATCGATATCTGGTTGCCGATGGACGGTGGAGCGGAGGTGGACGATGTTTAG
- a CDS encoding DMT family transporter — protein sequence MESKRVNGLTSRTSAINGIWYVALGAALWGADPLFRILLLKSFTSAQIVFIEHLLLACYALPVLIKYRKTLTGKLTLGVIGALLFISWGGSAIATVLFTAAFSHGSANAVLLLQKLQPLFAIILARVLLKETLPAKFFTYIGIALLGTYLLTFGLASPQMGLKDLGTISCLFSILAAVLWGGSTVMGKFLLQKNIDFPVVTSLRFLLAIPLLTVILLVSGDVWKVTGPGSELAMIAVNLLFQAFFPGLLSMLLYYKGLSSTKAFFATLAELAFPAMGVCLNWIVFGQKLTIGQLAGFILIWLTLWLMSRSQRNVSE from the coding sequence CTGGAAAGTAAGCGCGTGAATGGGTTGACTTCGCGCACGAGCGCCATCAACGGGATTTGGTACGTTGCACTTGGCGCTGCCTTGTGGGGGGCGGATCCTTTATTTCGCATCCTGTTGTTGAAAAGTTTTACCTCTGCACAAATTGTATTTATTGAACATTTGCTTCTGGCTTGTTATGCGCTGCCGGTATTGATCAAATACCGCAAGACCTTGACCGGCAAATTAACGCTCGGCGTAATTGGTGCGCTGCTCTTCATCTCTTGGGGCGGGTCGGCGATTGCCACCGTATTGTTTACCGCGGCCTTCTCTCACGGCAGTGCCAATGCTGTCCTGCTATTGCAGAAATTGCAGCCTTTGTTTGCGATCATTCTGGCTCGCGTGCTATTGAAAGAGACGCTGCCCGCCAAATTTTTCACCTATATCGGGATTGCGCTATTGGGCACGTATTTGTTGACATTCGGCCTTGCTTCACCGCAAATGGGCTTGAAGGATTTGGGAACAATAAGCTGCTTGTTTTCAATATTGGCAGCTGTTTTATGGGGCGGATCTACCGTTATGGGGAAATTCCTGCTGCAAAAAAACATAGATTTCCCTGTCGTGACTTCGCTCCGTTTCCTGTTAGCCATCCCCTTGCTGACCGTTATTCTTCTGGTGAGCGGTGATGTTTGGAAAGTTACTGGACCCGGCAGTGAACTGGCGATGATCGCGGTAAATTTGCTGTTCCAAGCCTTTTTCCCTGGCTTGCTCAGCATGCTGCTATATTATAAAGGGTTGTCATCGACCAAAGCGTTCTTTGCAACGTTGGCAGAGCTCGCATTTCCAGCCATGGGTGTATGCTTGAATTGGATAGTTTTTGGTCAAAAACTGACGATAGGGCAGCTAGCTGGCTTCATCCTTATCTGGTTAACCCTGTGGTTAATGAGTCGAAGTCAAAGGAATGTTTCCGAATAA